One Chlorobaculum limnaeum genomic window carries:
- the rfbA gene encoding glucose-1-phosphate thymidylyltransferase RfbA, producing MKGIILAGGSGTRLYPVTRGVSKQLLPVYDKPMIYYPLSTLMLAGIRDILVITTPEDQPSFVKLLGDGSDWGISISYTVQPRPDGLAQAFILGREFIGDDDVCLVLGDNIFFGYGFSGMLEEAVRTVQTRRNAVVFGYYVSDPERYGVVEFDPEGQVLSIVEKPEKPKSNYAVVGLYFYTNDVVDIAAGITPSARGELEITSVNQTYLERGDLVCSILGRGFAWLDTGTHESFQEAGSFIETVEKRQGLKIACPEEIAWRNGWIGDAELERLSTPLLKNQYGQYLLKLLERRI from the coding sequence ATGAAAGGCATCATTCTTGCCGGCGGATCAGGTACCCGCCTCTATCCGGTGACCAGGGGTGTATCGAAGCAGCTCCTGCCGGTGTACGACAAGCCGATGATCTACTATCCTCTCTCCACGCTGATGCTTGCGGGCATCAGGGATATTCTGGTCATCACCACGCCCGAGGATCAGCCGTCGTTCGTCAAGCTGCTCGGCGATGGCAGCGACTGGGGCATCTCGATTTCCTATACCGTCCAGCCACGCCCGGACGGTCTGGCGCAGGCCTTCATTCTCGGACGCGAATTTATCGGCGACGACGACGTTTGCCTCGTGCTTGGGGATAATATCTTTTTTGGTTACGGCTTCAGCGGAATGCTCGAAGAGGCGGTTCGAACCGTGCAAACCCGCAGAAATGCGGTCGTCTTCGGCTACTATGTCAGTGATCCGGAGCGGTACGGCGTGGTCGAGTTCGATCCGGAAGGGCAGGTGCTCTCCATCGTCGAGAAGCCTGAAAAGCCGAAATCGAACTACGCCGTCGTGGGCCTTTACTTTTATACGAACGATGTGGTTGATATTGCCGCTGGTATCACTCCGTCGGCCAGAGGAGAGCTGGAGATCACCTCGGTGAACCAGACGTACCTTGAACGCGGCGATCTGGTTTGTTCCATCTTGGGGCGCGGATTTGCTTGGCTCGACACCGGTACCCATGAATCATTCCAGGAAGCGGGAAGCTTCATTGAAACAGTCGAAAAGCGGCAGGGCCTCAAGATTGCCTGTCCCGAAGAGATTGCCTGGCGAAACGGCTGGATTGGCGATGCTGAACTGGAACGTCTCTCAACGCCACTTCTCAAGAACCAGTACGGGCAGTATCTGCTCAAGCTTCTGGAACGGAGAATCTGA
- the rfbC gene encoding dTDP-4-dehydrorhamnose 3,5-epimerase, producing the protein MQMIQTSIPDVLLFEPKVFGDERGWFFESFRQDIFEQYAGCHRFVQDNEAFSRYGVLRGLHYQKPPYTQGKLVRVIQGSVLDVAVDVRKGSPTFGQYTAQLLSDQNHRIMWVPRGFAHGYAVLSETAIFSYKCDNYYAPSHDAGIRWNDPALGIDWRLPESDVSLSDKDQRQPMFHEIDPVVLTS; encoded by the coding sequence ATGCAGATGATCCAGACCTCGATTCCTGACGTGCTGTTGTTCGAGCCAAAAGTGTTCGGCGACGAGCGCGGCTGGTTTTTCGAGTCTTTCCGGCAGGATATTTTCGAGCAGTACGCCGGATGCCACCGTTTCGTGCAGGATAATGAAGCGTTTTCCCGTTACGGAGTGCTTCGCGGGCTGCACTACCAGAAACCGCCTTATACGCAGGGCAAGCTTGTTCGCGTTATCCAGGGCAGCGTGCTCGACGTGGCGGTCGATGTACGCAAGGGATCGCCGACCTTCGGCCAGTATACGGCCCAACTGCTCAGCGACCAGAACCACCGCATAATGTGGGTTCCGCGTGGATTCGCGCATGGCTATGCGGTGCTGAGCGAGACGGCGATTTTCAGTTACAAGTGCGATAACTACTACGCGCCGTCACACGATGCAGGAATCAGGTGGAACGATCCGGCGCTCGGCATCGATTGGCGATTGCCCGAGAGCGACGTGAGTCTGTCGGACAAGGATCAGCGTCAGCCGATGTTTCATGAAATCGATCCGGTTGTGCTGACGTCATAG
- the rfbD gene encoding dTDP-4-dehydrorhamnose reductase: MNILVTGSHGQLGSELRKHQEIQGRQGWFFADIPDLDITDASAVERVCRDRQIGAMVNCAAYTAVDKAESDIDAAFRVNRDGAAVLASVAKAAGALLLHVSTDYVFDGSSNRPYREDDPATPLGVYGQSKWEGEEAIRSIGCSHLIVRTSWLYSAYGQNFVKTMLRLGRERESIGVVFDQVGTPTWAADLAGAIVSMLDRLDPARSYAETFHYSNEGVCSWYDVATEVMNAAGLSCRVMPIESHEYPTPVTRPPYSVLNKRKIKNAWGLEILHWRQSLLKMLEELREGGGNS, translated from the coding sequence ATGAATATTCTTGTCACCGGGAGCCATGGGCAGCTTGGCTCCGAATTGCGCAAACACCAGGAGATACAGGGGCGGCAGGGATGGTTTTTCGCCGATATCCCTGACCTCGATATTACCGATGCGTCCGCCGTGGAGCGTGTTTGCCGCGACCGGCAGATCGGCGCGATGGTCAACTGCGCGGCTTACACAGCGGTGGACAAGGCCGAGAGTGACATCGATGCGGCCTTCAGGGTGAACCGCGACGGCGCGGCGGTGCTCGCTTCGGTCGCAAAAGCGGCAGGCGCGCTGCTCCTGCACGTTTCGACCGACTACGTTTTCGACGGATCGAGCAACCGACCCTATCGCGAAGATGATCCGGCAACTCCTCTCGGGGTGTATGGTCAGTCCAAGTGGGAGGGGGAGGAGGCGATCCGCTCAATCGGCTGCTCGCATCTCATCGTTCGCACCTCATGGCTCTACTCGGCTTACGGGCAGAACTTCGTGAAGACGATGCTTCGCCTTGGCCGGGAGCGTGAGTCGATTGGGGTGGTGTTCGATCAGGTTGGTACGCCAACCTGGGCCGCCGACCTGGCTGGAGCCATCGTGTCGATGCTCGACCGGCTCGATCCGGCGCGGAGTTATGCCGAAACTTTTCACTACTCGAACGAAGGGGTCTGCTCATGGTACGATGTCGCCACGGAGGTGATGAATGCCGCCGGACTATCGTGCCGTGTCATGCCGATCGAGAGCCACGAGTACCCGACGCCGGTGACACGCCCGCCCTACAGTGTGCTGAACAAGCGCAAGATCAAAAATGCCTGGGGTCTCGAAATTCTCCACTGGCGCCAGAGCCTGCTGAAGATGCTCGAAGAGTTGCGGGAGGGCGGCGGTAACTCGTGA
- the rfbB gene encoding dTDP-glucose 4,6-dehydratase — protein MHILITGGAGFIGSHVVRHFLERYPGYAITNLDKLTYAGNLANLRDVESNQNYRFVKGDIADGAFLLDLFREQTFDAVIHLAAESHVDRSIESPVEFVVSNVLGTVNLLNAARATWDGAFEGKRFYHISTDEVYGSLGSEGMFTEATPYDPHSPYSASKASSDHFVRAFHDTYGLPVVISNCSNNYGSHQFPEKLIPLFINNIRLRKPLPVYGAGLNIRDWLWVVDHARAIDEIFHRGTAGETYNIGGHNEWTNIDLIRLLCRIMDRKLGREAGESETLITYVTDRAGHDLRYAIDASKLQRELGWVPSVTFEEGLEKTVDWYLSNQPWLDEVTSGAYQHYYEKMYAGR, from the coding sequence ATGCATATACTCATAACCGGCGGGGCGGGGTTTATCGGTTCGCATGTGGTCAGGCATTTTCTGGAGCGCTATCCCGGCTACGCCATCACCAATCTCGACAAGCTCACCTACGCGGGCAACCTGGCCAATCTGCGCGATGTCGAGTCGAACCAGAACTACCGGTTCGTGAAGGGCGACATTGCCGATGGCGCGTTCCTGCTCGATCTGTTCAGGGAGCAAACGTTCGATGCGGTCATTCATCTTGCCGCGGAGTCGCACGTTGACCGCTCCATCGAGAGCCCGGTCGAGTTCGTGGTCTCCAACGTGCTCGGCACGGTCAACCTGCTCAATGCGGCGAGGGCGACGTGGGATGGCGCGTTCGAGGGCAAACGCTTCTACCATATCTCGACCGACGAGGTGTACGGTTCGCTCGGCAGCGAGGGGATGTTTACCGAGGCCACGCCCTACGATCCGCACAGCCCCTATTCGGCCTCGAAAGCCTCTTCCGACCACTTTGTCCGCGCATTCCACGACACCTACGGCCTGCCGGTGGTGATCAGCAACTGCTCGAACAACTACGGCTCGCACCAGTTTCCCGAAAAGCTGATCCCGCTGTTCATCAACAACATCCGTCTGCGGAAGCCGCTGCCGGTCTACGGCGCGGGGCTGAACATTCGGGACTGGCTCTGGGTGGTCGATCACGCCCGCGCCATCGACGAAATCTTCCATCGCGGAACGGCGGGCGAGACCTACAATATCGGCGGGCACAACGAGTGGACGAACATCGATCTCATCCGTTTGCTCTGCCGCATCATGGACAGGAAGCTCGGCAGGGAAGCGGGGGAGTCGGAAACGCTCATCACCTACGTCACCGACCGTGCGGGCCACGATCTCCGGTACGCCATCGACGCCTCGAAGCTGCAACGCGAGCTTGGCTGGGTGCCCTCCGTCACCTTCGAGGAGGGTTTGGAAAAGACGGTCGATTGGTATCTTTCCAATCAGCCATGGCTCGACGAGGTAACATCGGGGGCCTATCAGCACTATTATGAAAAGATGTACGCAGGGCGCTGA